A window of the Haloarcula litorea genome harbors these coding sequences:
- a CDS encoding DUF3105 domain-containing protein, with product MVDCDYCGASFDGEDAYLDHLAADHEGELGAIDRRRVENRTADEGGDGIALGPVVIGVVVALGLGLTAFVVLGGGGDGPSVDGIEGAPLNESGDADRLSAVERFPSQGTDHVAAGTEIDYARVPPLSGTHYGGTVDAGFYETTPALGDLVHTLEHGAVVVYYDPAATTDAANESLREFAAANTGTWRSVVVAPNPNADPAADYVLTAWRHRLYMDGYDARTVHAFLSEFLGRGPENPVR from the coding sequence ATGGTGGACTGCGACTACTGCGGCGCGTCGTTCGACGGCGAGGACGCCTACCTCGACCACCTCGCGGCCGACCACGAGGGGGAACTGGGGGCGATCGACCGCCGACGGGTCGAGAACCGGACGGCCGACGAGGGCGGCGACGGCATCGCGCTGGGGCCGGTCGTCATCGGCGTCGTGGTCGCCCTCGGCCTCGGCCTGACGGCCTTCGTCGTCCTCGGCGGTGGTGGGGATGGCCCGTCGGTCGACGGCATCGAGGGCGCGCCGCTGAACGAGTCCGGCGACGCCGACCGGCTCTCGGCCGTCGAGCGGTTCCCGAGCCAGGGGACCGACCACGTCGCCGCCGGTACGGAGATCGACTACGCCCGCGTCCCGCCGCTGTCGGGCACCCACTACGGCGGCACCGTCGACGCTGGGTTCTACGAGACGACGCCGGCGCTTGGCGACCTCGTCCACACGCTCGAACACGGCGCGGTCGTCGTCTACTACGACCCCGCGGCGACCACCGACGCGGCCAACGAGAGCCTGCGGGAGTTCGCCGCCGCCAACACCGGCACCTGGCGCAGCGTCGTCGTCGCCCCCAACCCCAACGCGGACCCGGCGGCCGACTACGTCCTGACGGCGTGGCGACACCGGCTGTATATGGACGGCTACGACGCCCGCACGGTCCACGCCTTCCTCTCCGAGTTCCTCGGCCGCGGCCCGGAGAACCCCGTGCGGTAG
- a CDS encoding DUF460 domain-containing protein → MSLTPLQGGVNRTAALDAVVFGVDVQSGDVRGDAPSYALVVFDGDEIERDVVSRRKLRRRIDDEAPAIVATDNMYELAADKDQLVHFLGQLPDETKLVQVTGDERPEPLSRVAKRHGVPYGKDPMEEAEAAARLAAANVGQEVSAFTDTTEVKVSRGRSTGKGGWSEDRYTRRIHGAVKKRAREVESELDAANLEYEREVTEKYGGFSNAVFEVQARPQDIPVSANRSGDTRVEMERVRRDGIEFRPLAKRRDHVVVGVDPGTTTAVATVGLDGEVLDVVSSRTNDTAAVIEWIIERGRPVVVAADVTPMPNTVEKLRRSFDAAGWEPERDLPVDEKKHRTRDHQYDNDHERDAMAAALYAFDAHEDQFERVAGKVPPQHEVGPVVARVVAGEESVESVLRDVEGDEGGDDEESTHQARELSDEEREIKRLEARVDRLESHVEDLNDTIQRKDDQLQEKEKQLEKARQEGRREVRKDREVTRLERRNDALERQVEEEREKREELAEKLDRLKSLWKLDHSNFADVAESKSGLVPVKVVEQFTRDAIETADEAFGLAEDDVILLRDGSGAGRSTAERLAEVGPRVVLRNGGGLSEAADEVLFENDVPVAPAELVTVQEVDELAVARESEVEAAIDDWERRAEEREKEQHEELVDQIISEHRADRTTGEN, encoded by the coding sequence ATGTCGCTCACTCCCCTACAGGGAGGCGTGAACCGCACGGCAGCGCTCGACGCCGTCGTCTTCGGGGTGGACGTCCAGAGCGGGGACGTGCGCGGGGACGCGCCCTCCTACGCGCTGGTGGTGTTCGACGGCGACGAGATAGAGCGGGACGTGGTGTCGCGACGGAAGCTCCGCCGGCGCATCGACGACGAGGCACCGGCCATCGTCGCCACGGACAACATGTACGAGCTGGCCGCCGACAAGGACCAGCTCGTCCACTTCCTCGGACAGCTCCCGGACGAGACGAAGCTCGTGCAGGTGACCGGCGACGAGCGGCCGGAACCCCTCTCGCGGGTCGCCAAGCGCCACGGCGTCCCCTACGGGAAGGACCCGATGGAGGAGGCCGAGGCCGCCGCCCGGCTGGCCGCGGCCAACGTCGGCCAGGAGGTGTCGGCCTTCACCGACACGACGGAGGTGAAAGTCTCGCGGGGCCGCTCGACCGGCAAGGGCGGCTGGTCCGAGGACCGCTACACCCGGCGCATCCACGGCGCGGTCAAGAAGCGGGCCCGCGAGGTCGAGTCCGAGCTCGACGCCGCGAACCTGGAGTACGAGCGCGAGGTCACGGAGAAGTACGGCGGCTTCTCGAACGCCGTCTTCGAGGTCCAGGCCCGGCCACAGGACATCCCGGTCTCGGCCAACCGCTCGGGGGACACCCGCGTCGAGATGGAGCGAGTGCGGCGGGACGGCATCGAGTTCCGCCCGCTGGCGAAACGGCGGGACCACGTCGTCGTCGGCGTCGACCCCGGGACGACCACCGCCGTCGCCACCGTCGGCCTCGACGGCGAGGTGCTGGACGTGGTCTCCTCGCGGACCAACGACACCGCCGCCGTCATCGAGTGGATCATCGAGCGCGGCCGGCCCGTCGTCGTCGCCGCCGACGTGACCCCGATGCCCAACACCGTCGAGAAGCTCCGGCGGTCGTTCGACGCCGCCGGCTGGGAGCCCGAGCGGGACCTGCCGGTCGACGAGAAGAAACACCGGACCCGGGACCACCAGTACGACAACGACCACGAGCGGGACGCGATGGCGGCGGCGCTGTACGCCTTCGACGCCCACGAGGACCAGTTCGAGCGGGTCGCCGGGAAGGTGCCGCCACAGCACGAGGTCGGCCCGGTCGTCGCCCGCGTCGTCGCCGGCGAGGAGTCCGTCGAGTCGGTCCTCCGGGACGTCGAGGGCGACGAGGGCGGCGACGACGAGGAGTCGACCCACCAGGCCCGCGAGCTCTCCGACGAGGAGCGGGAGATCAAGCGGCTGGAGGCCCGGGTCGACCGGCTGGAGTCCCACGTCGAGGACCTCAACGACACCATCCAGCGCAAGGACGACCAGCTCCAGGAGAAAGAGAAGCAACTGGAGAAGGCCCGCCAGGAGGGCCGCCGCGAGGTCCGGAAGGACCGCGAAGTCACGCGGCTGGAGCGGCGCAACGACGCCCTCGAACGGCAGGTCGAGGAGGAGCGGGAGAAACGGGAGGAACTGGCCGAGAAGCTCGACCGGCTGAAGTCCCTCTGGAAGCTCGACCACTCGAACTTCGCCGACGTGGCCGAGTCGAAGTCGGGGCTGGTCCCGGTGAAGGTCGTCGAGCAGTTCACCCGCGACGCCATCGAGACCGCCGACGAGGCGTTCGGGCTGGCCGAGGACGACGTGATCCTCCTGCGGGACGGCTCCGGTGCGGGCCGGTCGACGGCCGAACGGCTCGCCGAGGTGGGCCCGCGGGTCGTCCTCCGGAACGGCGGCGGGCTCTCGGAGGCCGCCGACGAGGTGCTGTTCGAGAACGACGTCCCGGTCGCCCCGGCAGAGCTGGTCACCGTCCAGGAGGTGGACGAACTCGCCGTCGCCCGCGAGTCGGAGGTCGAGGCGGCGATCGACGACTGGGAGCGCCGGGCCGAGGAACGCGAGAAGGAACAGCACGAGGAGCTGGTCGACCAGATCATCAGCGAGCACCGCGCCGACCGGACGACGGGCGAGAACTGA
- a CDS encoding DUF7470 family protein codes for MLDKLGTVGVAGLVVVAAGIGLVAWQAPIVAAGLALVLSGVGLVAYGMLTSLLSAFGMGGMP; via the coding sequence ATGCTGGACAAACTCGGTACGGTCGGCGTCGCCGGCCTCGTGGTCGTCGCCGCCGGCATCGGACTGGTCGCGTGGCAGGCCCCGATCGTCGCCGCCGGCCTCGCGCTCGTCCTCTCGGGCGTGGGGCTGGTCGCCTACGGGATGCTGACGAGCCTGCTGAGCGCGTTCGGGATGGGCGGGATGCCCTAG
- a CDS encoding SCP2 sterol-binding domain-containing protein, with protein MTHTLPDDAEDWARAWRDRINDREGFATAAAGFEATFLFEIQADGTYDGDPLRFRVVVDDGACTETSVVDGDADYEFALRGEYEAWRAMLGGGLDASEAVMDGTFDVTGNTMTLLRRQEAIGEMVDAARGVDTAFAY; from the coding sequence ATGACCCACACGCTGCCCGACGACGCCGAGGACTGGGCCCGGGCGTGGCGCGACCGCATCAACGACCGCGAGGGGTTCGCCACCGCCGCCGCCGGCTTCGAGGCCACCTTCCTCTTCGAGATCCAGGCCGACGGGACGTACGACGGCGACCCCCTCCGCTTCCGGGTCGTCGTCGACGACGGTGCCTGTACCGAGACGAGCGTCGTCGACGGCGACGCCGACTACGAGTTCGCCCTCCGCGGCGAGTACGAGGCCTGGCGCGCGATGCTGGGCGGCGGCCTGGACGCCTCCGAGGCGGTGATGGACGGGACCTTCGACGTGACCGGGAACACGATGACGCTGCTTCGCCGCCAGGAGGCCATCGGCGAGATGGTCGACGCCGCCCGCGGCGTCGACACCGCGTTCGCGTACTGA
- the eif1A gene encoding translation initiation factor eIF-1A: protein MSDNDGRKDLRMPDDDEVFAVVTNMLGANRVKVRCMDGTERTARIPGKMQKRIWIREDDVVLVEPWDWQDEKADITWRYEKQEADQLREEGHIQE, encoded by the coding sequence ATGAGCGACAACGACGGCCGAAAGGACCTGCGGATGCCCGACGACGACGAGGTGTTCGCCGTCGTCACGAATATGCTCGGTGCGAACCGCGTGAAGGTACGCTGTATGGACGGGACAGAGCGCACGGCCCGCATCCCGGGCAAGATGCAGAAGCGCATCTGGATCCGCGAGGACGACGTCGTGCTGGTCGAGCCCTGGGACTGGCAGGACGAGAAGGCCGACATCACGTGGCGCTACGAGAAGCAGGAGGCCGACCAGCTCCGCGAGGAGGGCCACATCCAGGAGTGA
- the rio1 gene encoding serine/threonine-protein kinase Rio1: MTDERRHVSDEEYGLLDTDEADAPGDEWEELDVSDTEADRIARRRDREFDEFRKRIKDADQFKVEASVFDDATFGALYKLVQDGHIDAFGGPISTGKEANVYTALAEDAEVAVKVYRINASDFKDMRGYLDGDPRFEGIGSDKKKVVTAWVRKEASNLERARRAGVRTPEPIAVERNVLVMEYLGTDAGRAKRLSEVHVENPETAYGVVREYVRRLYDAGLVHGDLSEYNVVFHEGQLYVIDLGQAVTVHHPNAEEFLERDCRNVANFFARQGVDADPDDLLAYVRDHATPADDEDTAPDDEDVPDSATDLTEE, translated from the coding sequence GTGACCGACGAGCGCCGACACGTCAGCGACGAGGAGTACGGCCTGCTCGACACCGACGAGGCCGACGCACCGGGCGACGAGTGGGAGGAACTGGACGTCTCGGACACCGAGGCCGACCGCATCGCCCGGCGGCGCGATCGGGAGTTCGACGAGTTCCGCAAGCGTATCAAGGACGCCGACCAGTTCAAGGTCGAGGCCAGCGTCTTCGACGACGCCACGTTCGGCGCGCTGTACAAGCTCGTCCAGGACGGCCACATCGACGCCTTCGGCGGCCCCATCTCGACGGGCAAGGAGGCCAACGTCTACACGGCGCTTGCTGAAGACGCGGAGGTCGCGGTGAAGGTCTACCGCATCAACGCCTCCGACTTCAAGGACATGCGGGGGTACCTCGACGGCGACCCACGCTTCGAGGGCATCGGCTCGGACAAGAAGAAGGTCGTCACCGCCTGGGTCCGCAAGGAGGCGTCGAACCTCGAACGCGCCCGCCGGGCGGGCGTGCGCACCCCCGAACCCATCGCCGTCGAGCGCAACGTCCTCGTGATGGAGTACCTCGGGACCGACGCCGGACGGGCCAAGCGACTCAGCGAGGTCCACGTCGAGAACCCCGAGACGGCCTACGGCGTCGTCCGGGAGTACGTCCGGCGGCTGTACGACGCCGGGCTCGTCCACGGGGACCTCTCGGAGTACAACGTCGTCTTCCACGAGGGCCAGCTCTACGTCATCGACCTCGGGCAGGCGGTCACGGTCCACCACCCCAACGCCGAGGAGTTCCTCGAGCGGGACTGCCGGAACGTCGCGAACTTCTTCGCCCGCCAGGGGGTCGACGCCGACCCCGACGACCTGCTCGCGTACGTCCGCGACCACGCCACGCCGGCCGACGACGAGGACACGGCCCCGGACGACGAGGACGTCCCCGACAGCGCCACGGACCTGACCGAGGAGTGA
- a CDS encoding DUF4397 domain-containing protein: MSDRSTPTRRRILLGIGTATTAAVAGCAGGDGGSGGTETSTETDTSTGMETETETDTPAGTARVRVAHLSPNAPSVDVLVDGSAVLEDVPFGATSDYLEVPAGERSVEITPTGDRETTVFSGAVPVEADTDYTVAATGEVGDDADESFQPVVLEDDNSDPGGDTARVQLLHAAPDAPAVDVTAGGNALFDGVAFGGSGSVEVPAGDYTLQIRGDTESNDGDAVASFDVALEGGEVYRAFAAGYLTPDDEPADTPFDLLFARGDVASAGGMGGGTARARVSHMSPNAPNVDVLVDGSAVLEDVPFGATSGYLDLAAGSHTVRITPAGDAETTVFEGDVSLEAGADYTIAAAGEVGDGADRPFQPLVLRDDNTVPGGDTARVRAVHVSPDAPAVDITVDSTGDVLFDGVAFGESGYVEVPANDYTLQIRGDTESNDGEVVADFDVSLNGGQVYTAFAAGYLTPDDEPEDTAFDLLVTQDTGMSG, from the coding sequence ATGTCAGACAGATCGACACCGACGCGTCGACGTATCCTCCTCGGAATCGGGACCGCAACGACCGCCGCCGTCGCCGGCTGTGCGGGCGGCGACGGCGGCAGCGGTGGGACCGAGACCTCGACGGAGACGGACACGTCGACCGGGATGGAGACCGAAACCGAGACCGACACGCCGGCGGGCACGGCGCGAGTGCGCGTCGCGCACCTGTCTCCCAACGCCCCGAGCGTCGACGTCCTCGTCGACGGGAGCGCCGTGCTGGAGGACGTCCCCTTCGGCGCGACGAGTGACTACCTGGAGGTGCCCGCCGGCGAGCGGTCCGTCGAGATAACGCCCACCGGTGACCGGGAGACGACCGTCTTCAGCGGGGCGGTCCCCGTCGAGGCTGACACGGACTACACGGTCGCGGCCACCGGAGAGGTCGGTGACGACGCCGACGAGTCGTTCCAGCCCGTCGTCCTCGAGGACGACAACTCCGACCCCGGCGGTGACACGGCTCGCGTCCAGCTCCTCCACGCCGCGCCCGACGCCCCGGCCGTCGACGTGACGGCGGGCGGGAACGCGCTGTTCGACGGGGTCGCCTTCGGCGGGTCCGGTTCCGTCGAGGTCCCCGCTGGCGACTACACCCTCCAGATCCGTGGCGACACCGAGAGCAACGACGGCGACGCGGTGGCGTCGTTCGACGTCGCCCTCGAAGGCGGGGAAGTGTACCGCGCGTTCGCGGCGGGCTACCTCACGCCCGACGACGAGCCCGCCGACACCCCCTTCGACCTGCTGTTCGCGCGGGGCGACGTGGCCAGCGCCGGCGGAATGGGCGGCGGGACCGCCCGCGCCCGGGTGTCACACATGTCGCCGAACGCCCCGAACGTCGACGTCCTCGTCGACGGGAGCGCCGTGCTGGAGGACGTCCCCTTCGGTGCCACCAGCGGCTACCTCGACCTCGCCGCCGGGTCCCACACCGTCAGGATAACGCCGGCCGGCGACGCCGAGACCACCGTCTTCGAGGGGGACGTCTCCCTCGAGGCGGGGGCCGACTACACCATCGCCGCGGCCGGCGAGGTCGGTGACGGGGCGGACCGGCCGTTCCAGCCGCTCGTCCTCCGAGACGACAACACCGTCCCGGGCGGCGACACGGCGCGGGTTCGGGCGGTGCACGTCTCTCCGGACGCCCCAGCGGTCGACATCACCGTCGACTCCACCGGTGACGTGCTGTTCGACGGGGTCGCCTTCGGCGAGTCCGGCTACGTCGAGGTGCCGGCAAACGACTACACGCTCCAGATCCGCGGCGACACCGAGAGCAACGACGGCGAGGTCGTCGCCGACTTCGACGTGAGCCTGAACGGCGGGCAGGTGTACACGGCCTTCGCGGCCGGGTACCTCACGCCCGACGACGAACCCGAAGACACCGCCTTCGACCTGCTGGTCACCCAGGACACCGGGATGTCCGGCTGA
- a CDS encoding ArsR/SmtB family transcription factor: MDTVLWQVLAGTRGGPNRARILRALDERPRNANRLADDLDLAYNTVRHHLDVLEESDVVTSSDEDYGTVYLPSDRARAHWETVERIISQVDE, translated from the coding sequence ATGGATACGGTCCTCTGGCAGGTGCTCGCCGGTACCCGCGGGGGACCGAACCGAGCCCGTATCCTGCGTGCACTGGACGAGCGGCCACGGAACGCGAACCGCCTGGCGGATGACCTCGACCTGGCGTACAACACGGTTCGACACCACCTCGACGTACTCGAGGAGAGCGATGTCGTCACCAGCAGCGACGAGGACTACGGGACGGTCTACCTGCCGAGTGACCGGGCACGCGCTCACTGGGAGACGGTCGAACGAATCATCTCACAAGTCGACGAATGA
- the psmB gene encoding archaeal proteasome endopeptidase complex subunit beta gives MNGNGIGDISLPHAGDAQVDITQSELVEHPGDVPGHEAGDVETLKTGTTTVGLKADDGVVLATDMRASLGNMVSSKQAKKVEQIHPTAAITISGSVSAAQSLISTIEAEAKLYEIRRDKEMSMNALASMLGNLLRSGAYFIVVPILGGVDDEGPHIYSLDALGGRTEEEYTVSGSGSQFALGLLENRFEEDLSMDEAEDLAIDAVLTAIERDTASGDGLYVSRITADGVEIDEYDDLDELR, from the coding sequence ATGAACGGAAACGGGATCGGCGACATCAGCCTCCCCCACGCCGGCGACGCGCAGGTCGACATCACGCAGTCGGAACTCGTCGAACACCCCGGGGACGTCCCCGGCCACGAGGCCGGCGACGTCGAGACGCTGAAGACCGGGACCACCACGGTCGGCCTGAAGGCCGACGACGGCGTCGTGCTGGCGACGGACATGCGGGCCAGCCTCGGCAACATGGTCTCCAGCAAGCAGGCCAAGAAGGTCGAGCAGATCCACCCGACGGCCGCGATCACCATCTCCGGGTCCGTCTCGGCGGCCCAGTCGCTCATCAGCACCATCGAGGCCGAGGCCAAGCTCTACGAGATCCGCCGCGACAAGGAGATGTCGATGAACGCGCTGGCGTCGATGCTGGGCAACCTCCTGCGCTCGGGCGCGTACTTCATCGTCGTCCCCATCCTCGGCGGCGTCGACGACGAGGGCCCCCACATCTACAGTCTGGACGCGCTGGGCGGCCGCACCGAGGAGGAGTACACGGTCTCCGGTTCCGGGTCCCAGTTCGCGCTGGGCCTGCTGGAGAACCGCTTCGAGGAGGACCTCTCGATGGACGAGGCCGAGGACCTGGCCATCGACGCCGTCCTGACGGCCATCGAGCGCGACACCGCCTCCGGCGACGGCCTCTACGTCAGCCGCATCACCGCCGACGGCGTCGAGATCGACGAGTACGACGACCTCGACGAGCTGCGGTAA
- a CDS encoding KH domain-containing protein codes for MKHVKIPQDRIGVLIGEGGETMREIEDRAEVRLDIDSEDGTVKVETVGDPVTALKGPDIVKAIGRGFAPEDALGLLDDDLMMLELIDIEAASRNKNDFRRQKGRLIGEEGRTRELMQELTGASVVIYGSTLGIIGGPEQVDAVREAAEMILDGAPHGSVYSFLERKHNEMKHKGLEYHQFTG; via the coding sequence ATGAAGCACGTGAAGATTCCGCAGGACCGAATCGGTGTGCTGATCGGCGAGGGTGGTGAGACGATGCGCGAGATCGAGGACCGCGCCGAGGTCCGCCTCGACATCGACTCCGAGGACGGCACGGTGAAAGTCGAGACCGTCGGCGACCCGGTGACGGCGCTGAAGGGGCCGGACATCGTGAAGGCCATCGGGCGCGGGTTCGCGCCCGAGGACGCGCTGGGACTGCTGGACGACGATCTGATGATGCTCGAACTCATCGACATCGAGGCCGCCTCCCGGAACAAGAACGACTTCCGCCGGCAGAAGGGGCGGCTCATCGGCGAGGAGGGGCGCACCCGCGAACTGATGCAGGAGCTGACCGGTGCCAGCGTCGTCATCTACGGGTCGACGCTGGGGATCATCGGCGGCCCCGAGCAGGTCGACGCCGTCCGGGAGGCCGCCGAGATGATCCTCGACGGCGCGCCCCACGGCTCGGTCTACTCGTTCCTGGAACGCAAGCACAACGAGATGAAACACAAGGGGCTGGAGTACCACCAGTTCACCGGGTAG
- a CDS encoding cupin domain-containing protein, whose protein sequence is MEKRSLDRAFDGIEEAWSPHVGAELNGQALKLARAEDEFVWHRHEDADELFLVRDGRLRIEFREAADVVLEPGELVVVPAGVEHRPVAEPTAELLLFEPTQTRNTGDVETDLTQTERREVDP, encoded by the coding sequence ATGGAGAAACGCTCGCTCGATCGGGCCTTCGACGGCATCGAGGAGGCGTGGTCGCCCCACGTCGGTGCCGAACTGAACGGGCAGGCGCTCAAGCTCGCACGCGCGGAGGACGAGTTCGTCTGGCACCGCCACGAGGACGCCGACGAGCTGTTCCTCGTCCGCGACGGGCGGTTGCGCATCGAGTTCCGCGAGGCCGCGGACGTGGTGCTGGAACCGGGCGAGCTGGTCGTCGTCCCCGCCGGCGTCGAACACCGCCCGGTGGCGGAGCCGACCGCGGAGCTGCTGCTGTTCGAACCGACACAGACCCGCAACACGGGCGACGTCGAGACCGACCTGACACAGACCGAGCGCCGCGAGGTGGACCCCTGA
- a CDS encoding ATP-binding protein has translation MDRLERLRSEDEDRAESASRGVLLDQLREVEQRLLAFGEALGGDPDDVTDLPFTEEAGLDRMPEPLYVRHDTEMLNQVTSWLLQDQHIGLVSPYGTGKSAFREIVLRDLSKHDDFVVTHLDNPRETTPRALYRAVLEAAYAAGFSVSFGNYSQVRNGIPWATAEAKDAVHEVMGRVRGHGKTLLLVVDEIEVLKPDLLSPLQVAGDAGVRLFLTGTPEGKRRVAEIRGTLDSRLRYYEGIDPFSPDDVAEYVARSLAYFRDEPYEGQAPDLFTRAAIEDVHDRTEGVPREVRIECRELFTRAAFVWYRTGQDVDRVQVTPEMRHRRFGMGY, from the coding sequence ATGGACCGGCTCGAACGGCTCCGGAGCGAGGACGAGGACCGGGCCGAGAGCGCCTCGCGGGGCGTCCTGCTCGACCAGCTCCGGGAGGTCGAGCAACGGCTGCTGGCGTTCGGCGAGGCGCTGGGCGGCGATCCCGACGACGTGACCGACCTCCCCTTCACCGAGGAGGCGGGGCTGGACCGGATGCCCGAACCGCTGTACGTCCGCCACGACACGGAGATGCTGAATCAGGTCACGTCCTGGCTGCTGCAGGACCAGCACATCGGCCTCGTCAGCCCGTACGGGACCGGGAAGTCCGCGTTCCGGGAGATCGTCCTGCGGGACCTCTCGAAACACGACGACTTCGTCGTCACGCACCTGGACAACCCCCGGGAGACGACGCCGCGGGCGCTGTACCGGGCGGTGCTGGAGGCGGCCTACGCCGCCGGCTTCTCGGTGTCGTTCGGTAACTACTCGCAGGTCCGCAACGGCATCCCGTGGGCGACCGCCGAGGCCAAGGACGCCGTCCACGAAGTGATGGGGCGGGTCCGGGGCCACGGCAAGACCCTGCTCCTGGTCGTCGACGAGATCGAGGTGCTGAAGCCGGATCTGCTGTCGCCCCTGCAGGTGGCCGGCGACGCCGGCGTGCGCCTCTTCCTCACGGGGACCCCCGAGGGGAAGCGCCGCGTCGCCGAGATCCGCGGGACGCTGGACTCGCGGCTGCGCTACTACGAGGGGATCGACCCGTTCTCGCCCGACGACGTGGCCGAGTACGTCGCTCGCTCGCTCGCGTACTTCCGGGACGAGCCCTACGAGGGGCAGGCTCCGGACCTGTTCACGCGGGCGGCCATCGAGGACGTCCACGACCGGACCGAGGGCGTCCCCCGGGAGGTCCGCATCGAGTGCCGCGAACTGTTCACGCGGGCGGCGTTCGTCTGGTACCGGACCGGACAGGACGTCGACCGCGTCCAGGTGACGCCGGAGATGCGCCACCGGCGGTTCGGGATGGGGTACTGA
- a CDS encoding zinc ribbon domain-containing protein, with protein sequence MGVLDSITELFGSAGADKYECADCGAVFQVETGTDDPRCETCGSTAVTFINHV encoded by the coding sequence ATGGGCGTCCTCGACAGCATCACGGAACTGTTCGGGTCGGCCGGCGCGGACAAGTACGAGTGTGCGGACTGTGGAGCCGTGTTCCAGGTCGAGACCGGTACCGACGACCCGCGCTGTGAGACCTGTGGCTCGACGGCGGTCACGTTCATCAACCACGTGTGA